A genome region from Arachis duranensis cultivar V14167 chromosome 6, aradu.V14167.gnm2.J7QH, whole genome shotgun sequence includes the following:
- the LOC107495803 gene encoding uncharacterized protein LOC107495803 isoform X1 (The sequence of the model RefSeq protein was modified relative to this genomic sequence to represent the inferred CDS: added 153 bases not found in genome assembly) — MASAEQPLKKRKHYDTLPESPPPLPPSEEVLPPPSPPQSPQTLPRPPTPPPPPLSQDEVVTKRRNKDEVRTVFECYRRIKLFLSKKESAFIHDIEQSFFALINASRGCLSGQRIAADVIPRYAFHCPTALEAAAKVVINMYNWSSTLISRGEDADGVAFETARACIFGLADICCAASSVAPKSAVIRGICSAVFQNVLSFFISLLEGKDALQVFDKSFLKMQDSPDEFSKLKQKVLDEDEPSLTKLSKLHAVCLFWIFFSCPKDMLAACLELLGSATKEGASEQGQCFLSLVTRNVLVDEAVCFLDNVNGGSKPGTGSTDSAIRENEVDEEIMTDVIRVADVDSSIPKSCLLTLVLDKDPSLQKWMSRKSKKLLDLPTTASMEITAVLLGILGKFVPQTDLEDYQPDSDEDRSDSLIYTNRNYAVPRISEERDSIGETSGRVSLGTNPVSKVGSHFDNGASRPMGIEMGEGGSMSHARCSTPRDSATHQITSSSMKTPFGSRSNSFEAASTKSQTVWCLDGDPAAMDIVSASTRLWVGFIPPDVPESHIRFQSERYGQIERFVFFPMKGFAFVEYRRIIDAIKARHYLPGNFPCRVRFIDTGFGTRGAMNGVAIGSSSHIYVGNISSQWAKDEILHESRKVIHKGPPALIDLSCECALLMEFETPEEATSVMLHLRQFRRERSNYNLHFGPGTVNAGIGHPYMDGSRSASAPSHPDLKVSIPTNMSHGISGSPHARTLSAGSPHARTLPVSPADSSRTRMSHLSSLLASLCTKYNINQNIGLHDHYMTGTGNSYAPSMRDEDTAPSSTLWITIPWSSSQFLTDDELMTICNLAIGGSGSILRLTQANMQMPCGWFVECSNTDGAVSVLKNLRSCPGLFFQVEFSKSGNQTAGPSSAKPEGNSMELVSPRTNSQNHSSGIHRAPPPQSNWHFPGSSNMPEVGARKTDGYDNVSLDTHQGANIQHMYSGTQGPSIPPPQQIQSAPFIRPVYAPPNGPWDPRGINNPLPANHFTPGVMPNNHLPFIPASVTPLAHIQGTPMHPYGQLMPPPVMAPPLASLPHPQLEIPPPPPPPPARLPSPPPLPQTQPPMVPPPPGSPPPPPPPLPAQEAVSMECSGQSLQYQWQGALCKSGVNYCTIYACRADSNVCKYTNATPEPSEWPTKLDMTKRTDIRHVKSTFAATPPNRREVCRLIPSSPSEHKRFQDFITYLKQRDCAGVIKIPAAKSMWARLLFILPYSPETCTLLSIAPHPSDCLIALVLPKEMNFEWA; from the exons GAGAGTGCTTTCATCCATGACATTGAACAGAGCTTCTTCGCTCTCATCAATGCTTCCAGAG GTTGTTTGAGTGGACAAAGAATCGCGGCTGATGTTATTCCTCGATATGCATTCCACTGTCCAACAGCTTTAGAAGCTGCTGCTAAAGTGGTTATCAATATGTATAACTGGAGTTCCACACTAATCAGTAGAGGAGAAGATGCTGATGGTGTTGCATTTGAAACTGCTAGAGCTTGTATTTTTGGCTTAGCTGATATTTGCTGTGCTGCTTCTTCAGTGGCACCAAAATCTGCTGTAATCAGAGGAATTTGCTCTGCAGTTTTTCAGAATGTGCTATCCTTTTTCATATCTTTACTTGAGGGAAAGGACGCCTTACAGGTGTTCGATAAGAGTTTCCTGAAAATGCAAGATTCCCCTGATGAATTTTCTAAGTTGAAGCAAAAAGTTTTAGATGAAGATGAGCCCTCATTGACTAAATTGTCAAAACTCCATGCAGTATGTTTATTTTGGATATTCTTCTCTTGCCCAAAAGACATGCTTGCAGCTTGTTTGGAGCTCTTAGGCTCTGCCACAAAGGAGGGTGCCTCTGAACAAGGACAATGTTTTCTGAGCCTGGTGACTAgaaatgttttggttgatgaAGCAGTTTGCTTTCTGGATAATGTTAATGGCGGATCTAAGCCAGGTACAGGTTCAACAGATTCAGCTATCCGCGAAAACGAGGTTGATGAGGAAATAATGACAGATGTCATCCGAGTTGCCGATGTTGATTCGTCTATTCCAAAGAGTTGCTTGCTCACACTG GTCCTCGACAAAGATCCCTCACTACAGAAATGGATGTCACGCAAATCTAAGAAGTTATTGGACTTGCCTACTACTGCTTCAATGGAAATTACAGCAGTACTTCTAGGAATTCTTGGAAAGTTTGTTCCACAAACTGATTTGGAAGACTACCAACCAGATAGTGATGAAGATAGATCTGATTCTTTGATTTACACAAATAGGAACTATGCGGTACCTAGGATTTCAGAGGAACGTGACAGTATTGGTGAAACATCTGGAAGAG TTTCTCTTGGCACCAACCCTGTATCAAAAGTAGGTTCGCATTTCGACAATGGAGCTTCAAGGCCCATGGGCATTGAGATGGGGGAGGGAGGGAGTATGTCCCATGCTAGATGTTCCACACCTAGGGATTCAGCAACCCATCAAATAACCTCATCTTCAATGAAGACACCATTTGGCTCTAGGAGTAATTCATTTGAAG CTGCTTCAACAAAAAGTCAAACTGTCTGGTGCCTTGATGGGGATCCTGCTGCCATGGATATTGTCTCTGCTTCAACAAGGCTCTGGGTTGGTTTTATACCACCTGACGTGCCTGAAAGCCATATTAGGTTTCAATCAGAAAGATATGGTCAAATTGAACGGTTTGTTTTCTTCCCCATGAAAGGTTTTGCCTTTGTTGAGTACAGAAGAATCATTGATGCAATCAAAGCTAGACACTATCTACCGGGAAACTTCCCGTGTCGTGTAAGATTCATCGATACAGGATTTGGAACTAGGGGTGCAATGAATGGTGTTGCCATTGgctctagttctcatatctatGTTGGAAATATTTCTTCTCAATGGGCCAAGGATGAGATCCTACATGAATCAagaaaagtaatccataaaggTCCTCCTGCACTTATTGATCTCAGCTGTGAGTGTGCATTACTTATGGAATTTGAAACTCCTGAAGAAGCTACCTCTGTCATGTTGCATCTGAGACAGTTTCGAAGAGAAAGAAGCAACTATAACTTACATTTTGGCCCAGGAACAGTTAATGCTGGAATTGGGCACCCGTATATGGACGGTTCAAGGTCTGCATCTGCCCCTTCCCATCCTGACCTTAAAGTTAGCATCCCAACAAACATGTCACATGGTATTTCTGGATCACCTCATGCTCGAACGTTATCAGCTGGATCACCTCATGCTCGAACCTTACCCGTGAGCCCTGCTGACAGTTCTCGCACAAGGATGTCTCACTTGTCTTCGTTGCTAGCTTCATTGTgtacaaaatacaatattaaTCAAAACATAGGTCTCCATGATCACTATATGACTGGAACTGGTAACAGTTATGCTCCTTCGATGCGTGATGAAGATACAGCACCATCGAGTACTTTGTGGATAACTATTCCATGGAGTAGCTCTCAATTCCTCACAGATGATGAACTAATGACTATCTGCAATCTTGCTATTGGAGGCTCTGGCTCCATTTTGCGCTTGACACAGGCAAACATGCAGATGCCGTGTGGTTGGTTTGTTGAATGCAGTAATACTGATGGTGCAGTTTCTGTTCTAAAGAATCTTCGTAGTTGTCCAGGGTTGTTCTTCCAAGTAGAATTCAG TAAATCTGGAAATCAGACTGCCGGACCTTCTTCAGCCAAACCAGAGGGCAACTCCATGGAACTAGTATCCCCCAGAACAAATTCCCAGAATCACAGTAGTGGAATACACCGTGCACCTCCACCCCAGTCGAACTGGCATTTTCCTGGTTCCAGTAACATGCCAGAAGTTGGAGCAAGGAAAACTGATGGTTATGATAATGTATCACTAGACACTCATCAAGGAG CTAACATTCAACATATGTACTCTGGAACTCAAGGACCTTCCATTCCGCCACCACAACAAATTCAGTCAGCTCCCTTCATTCGCCCTGTTTATGCCCCTCCAAATGGTCCGTGGGATCCACGTGGAATAAATAATCCTTTACCTGCCAATCACTTCACGCCTGGAGTGATGCCTAATAATCATTTACCATTTATACCTGCTTCAGTAACTCCACTTGCTCACATCCAGGGAACCCCAATGCATCCTTATGGCCAGCTGATGCCCCCACCAGTAATGGCACCACCTTTGGCTTCCTTACCACATCCTCAGCTTGAAATtccacctccacctccacctccacctGCACGTCTGCCTTCTCCACCACCCTTGCCCCAAACTCAGCCACCCATGGTTCCTCCACCACCTGGTTCTCCTCCACCTCCTCCTCCACCATTGCCTGCTCAGGAAGCAGTTAGTATGGAATGTTCAGGGCAGTCTCTGCAGTATCAGTGGCAGGGGGCTCTTTGTAAAAGCGGGGTTAACTACTGCACAATTTATGCATGCCGAGCAGATTCAAATGTTTGCaaatacacaaatgccacaccTGAACCTTCTGA GTGGCCCACAAAACTAGACATGACTAAACGCACTGATATTCGACATGTGAAATCAACATTTGCAGCTACACCACCTAACAGG AGGGAAGTGTGCCGTTTAATCccatcttccccaagtgaacaCAAACGG TTTCAGGATTTCATAACATACTTAAAGCAGAGGGATTGTGCCGGAGTCATTAAAATCCCAGCCGCAAAATCCATGTGGGCAAGGCTGCTCTTCATACTCCCATACTCGCCTGAAACATGCACTTTGCTTTCTATTGCACCACATCCATCTGATTGCCTCATCGCTTTGGTTCTTCCAAAAGAAATGAACTTTGAGTGGGCATGA
- the LOC107495803 gene encoding uncharacterized protein LOC107495803 isoform X2 (The sequence of the model RefSeq protein was modified relative to this genomic sequence to represent the inferred CDS: added 153 bases not found in genome assembly) — protein sequence MASAEQPLKKRKHYDTLPESPPPLPPSEEVLPPPSPPQSPQTLPRPPTPPPPPLSQDEVVTKRRNKDEVRTVFECYRRIKLFLSKKESAFIHDIEQSFFALINASRGCLSGQRIAADVIPRYAFHCPTALEAAAKVVINMYNWSSTLISRGEDADGVAFETARACIFGLADICCAASSVAPKSAVIRGICSAVFQNVLSFFISLLEGKDALQVFDKSFLKMQDSPDEFSKLKQKVLDEDEPSLTKLSKLHAVCLFWIFFSCPKDMLAACLELLGSATKEGASEQGQCFLSLVTRNVLVDEAVCFLDNVNGGSKPGTGSTDSAIRENEVDEEIMTDVIRVADVDSSIPKSCLLTLVLDKDPSLQKWMSRKSKKLLDLPTTASMEITAVLLGILGKFVPQTDLEDYQPDSDEDRSDSLIYTNRNYAVPRISEERDSIGETSGRVGSHFDNGASRPMGIEMGEGGSMSHARCSTPRDSATHQITSSSMKTPFGSRSNSFEAASTKSQTVWCLDGDPAAMDIVSASTRLWVGFIPPDVPESHIRFQSERYGQIERFVFFPMKGFAFVEYRRIIDAIKARHYLPGNFPCRVRFIDTGFGTRGAMNGVAIGSSSHIYVGNISSQWAKDEILHESRKVIHKGPPALIDLSCECALLMEFETPEEATSVMLHLRQFRRERSNYNLHFGPGTVNAGIGHPYMDGSRSASAPSHPDLKVSIPTNMSHGISGSPHARTLSAGSPHARTLPVSPADSSRTRMSHLSSLLASLCTKYNINQNIGLHDHYMTGTGNSYAPSMRDEDTAPSSTLWITIPWSSSQFLTDDELMTICNLAIGGSGSILRLTQANMQMPCGWFVECSNTDGAVSVLKNLRSCPGLFFQVEFSKSGNQTAGPSSAKPEGNSMELVSPRTNSQNHSSGIHRAPPPQSNWHFPGSSNMPEVGARKTDGYDNVSLDTHQGANIQHMYSGTQGPSIPPPQQIQSAPFIRPVYAPPNGPWDPRGINNPLPANHFTPGVMPNNHLPFIPASVTPLAHIQGTPMHPYGQLMPPPVMAPPLASLPHPQLEIPPPPPPPPARLPSPPPLPQTQPPMVPPPPGSPPPPPPPLPAQEAVSMECSGQSLQYQWQGALCKSGVNYCTIYACRADSNVCKYTNATPEPSEWPTKLDMTKRTDIRHVKSTFAATPPNRREVCRLIPSSPSEHKRFQDFITYLKQRDCAGVIKIPAAKSMWARLLFILPYSPETCTLLSIAPHPSDCLIALVLPKEMNFEWA from the exons GAGAGTGCTTTCATCCATGACATTGAACAGAGCTTCTTCGCTCTCATCAATGCTTCCAGAG GTTGTTTGAGTGGACAAAGAATCGCGGCTGATGTTATTCCTCGATATGCATTCCACTGTCCAACAGCTTTAGAAGCTGCTGCTAAAGTGGTTATCAATATGTATAACTGGAGTTCCACACTAATCAGTAGAGGAGAAGATGCTGATGGTGTTGCATTTGAAACTGCTAGAGCTTGTATTTTTGGCTTAGCTGATATTTGCTGTGCTGCTTCTTCAGTGGCACCAAAATCTGCTGTAATCAGAGGAATTTGCTCTGCAGTTTTTCAGAATGTGCTATCCTTTTTCATATCTTTACTTGAGGGAAAGGACGCCTTACAGGTGTTCGATAAGAGTTTCCTGAAAATGCAAGATTCCCCTGATGAATTTTCTAAGTTGAAGCAAAAAGTTTTAGATGAAGATGAGCCCTCATTGACTAAATTGTCAAAACTCCATGCAGTATGTTTATTTTGGATATTCTTCTCTTGCCCAAAAGACATGCTTGCAGCTTGTTTGGAGCTCTTAGGCTCTGCCACAAAGGAGGGTGCCTCTGAACAAGGACAATGTTTTCTGAGCCTGGTGACTAgaaatgttttggttgatgaAGCAGTTTGCTTTCTGGATAATGTTAATGGCGGATCTAAGCCAGGTACAGGTTCAACAGATTCAGCTATCCGCGAAAACGAGGTTGATGAGGAAATAATGACAGATGTCATCCGAGTTGCCGATGTTGATTCGTCTATTCCAAAGAGTTGCTTGCTCACACTG GTCCTCGACAAAGATCCCTCACTACAGAAATGGATGTCACGCAAATCTAAGAAGTTATTGGACTTGCCTACTACTGCTTCAATGGAAATTACAGCAGTACTTCTAGGAATTCTTGGAAAGTTTGTTCCACAAACTGATTTGGAAGACTACCAACCAGATAGTGATGAAGATAGATCTGATTCTTTGATTTACACAAATAGGAACTATGCGGTACCTAGGATTTCAGAGGAACGTGACAGTATTGGTGAAACATCTGGAAGAG TAGGTTCGCATTTCGACAATGGAGCTTCAAGGCCCATGGGCATTGAGATGGGGGAGGGAGGGAGTATGTCCCATGCTAGATGTTCCACACCTAGGGATTCAGCAACCCATCAAATAACCTCATCTTCAATGAAGACACCATTTGGCTCTAGGAGTAATTCATTTGAAG CTGCTTCAACAAAAAGTCAAACTGTCTGGTGCCTTGATGGGGATCCTGCTGCCATGGATATTGTCTCTGCTTCAACAAGGCTCTGGGTTGGTTTTATACCACCTGACGTGCCTGAAAGCCATATTAGGTTTCAATCAGAAAGATATGGTCAAATTGAACGGTTTGTTTTCTTCCCCATGAAAGGTTTTGCCTTTGTTGAGTACAGAAGAATCATTGATGCAATCAAAGCTAGACACTATCTACCGGGAAACTTCCCGTGTCGTGTAAGATTCATCGATACAGGATTTGGAACTAGGGGTGCAATGAATGGTGTTGCCATTGgctctagttctcatatctatGTTGGAAATATTTCTTCTCAATGGGCCAAGGATGAGATCCTACATGAATCAagaaaagtaatccataaaggTCCTCCTGCACTTATTGATCTCAGCTGTGAGTGTGCATTACTTATGGAATTTGAAACTCCTGAAGAAGCTACCTCTGTCATGTTGCATCTGAGACAGTTTCGAAGAGAAAGAAGCAACTATAACTTACATTTTGGCCCAGGAACAGTTAATGCTGGAATTGGGCACCCGTATATGGACGGTTCAAGGTCTGCATCTGCCCCTTCCCATCCTGACCTTAAAGTTAGCATCCCAACAAACATGTCACATGGTATTTCTGGATCACCTCATGCTCGAACGTTATCAGCTGGATCACCTCATGCTCGAACCTTACCCGTGAGCCCTGCTGACAGTTCTCGCACAAGGATGTCTCACTTGTCTTCGTTGCTAGCTTCATTGTgtacaaaatacaatattaaTCAAAACATAGGTCTCCATGATCACTATATGACTGGAACTGGTAACAGTTATGCTCCTTCGATGCGTGATGAAGATACAGCACCATCGAGTACTTTGTGGATAACTATTCCATGGAGTAGCTCTCAATTCCTCACAGATGATGAACTAATGACTATCTGCAATCTTGCTATTGGAGGCTCTGGCTCCATTTTGCGCTTGACACAGGCAAACATGCAGATGCCGTGTGGTTGGTTTGTTGAATGCAGTAATACTGATGGTGCAGTTTCTGTTCTAAAGAATCTTCGTAGTTGTCCAGGGTTGTTCTTCCAAGTAGAATTCAG TAAATCTGGAAATCAGACTGCCGGACCTTCTTCAGCCAAACCAGAGGGCAACTCCATGGAACTAGTATCCCCCAGAACAAATTCCCAGAATCACAGTAGTGGAATACACCGTGCACCTCCACCCCAGTCGAACTGGCATTTTCCTGGTTCCAGTAACATGCCAGAAGTTGGAGCAAGGAAAACTGATGGTTATGATAATGTATCACTAGACACTCATCAAGGAG CTAACATTCAACATATGTACTCTGGAACTCAAGGACCTTCCATTCCGCCACCACAACAAATTCAGTCAGCTCCCTTCATTCGCCCTGTTTATGCCCCTCCAAATGGTCCGTGGGATCCACGTGGAATAAATAATCCTTTACCTGCCAATCACTTCACGCCTGGAGTGATGCCTAATAATCATTTACCATTTATACCTGCTTCAGTAACTCCACTTGCTCACATCCAGGGAACCCCAATGCATCCTTATGGCCAGCTGATGCCCCCACCAGTAATGGCACCACCTTTGGCTTCCTTACCACATCCTCAGCTTGAAATtccacctccacctccacctccacctGCACGTCTGCCTTCTCCACCACCCTTGCCCCAAACTCAGCCACCCATGGTTCCTCCACCACCTGGTTCTCCTCCACCTCCTCCTCCACCATTGCCTGCTCAGGAAGCAGTTAGTATGGAATGTTCAGGGCAGTCTCTGCAGTATCAGTGGCAGGGGGCTCTTTGTAAAAGCGGGGTTAACTACTGCACAATTTATGCATGCCGAGCAGATTCAAATGTTTGCaaatacacaaatgccacaccTGAACCTTCTGA GTGGCCCACAAAACTAGACATGACTAAACGCACTGATATTCGACATGTGAAATCAACATTTGCAGCTACACCACCTAACAGG AGGGAAGTGTGCCGTTTAATCccatcttccccaagtgaacaCAAACGG TTTCAGGATTTCATAACATACTTAAAGCAGAGGGATTGTGCCGGAGTCATTAAAATCCCAGCCGCAAAATCCATGTGGGCAAGGCTGCTCTTCATACTCCCATACTCGCCTGAAACATGCACTTTGCTTTCTATTGCACCACATCCATCTGATTGCCTCATCGCTTTGGTTCTTCCAAAAGAAATGAACTTTGAGTGGGCATGA
- the LOC107495803 gene encoding uncharacterized protein LOC107495803 isoform X3 (The sequence of the model RefSeq protein was modified relative to this genomic sequence to represent the inferred CDS: added 153 bases not found in genome assembly), protein MASAEQPLKKRKHYDTLPESPPPLPPSEEVLPPPSPPQSPQTLPRPPTPPPPPLSQDEVVTKRRNKDEVRTVFECYRRIKLFLSKKESAFIHDIEQSFFALINASRGCLSGQRIAADVIPRYAFHCPTALEAAAKVVINMYNWSSTLISRGEDADGVAFETARACIFGLADICCAASSVAPKSAVIRGICSAVFQNVLSFFISLLEGKDALQVFDKSFLKMQDSPDEFSKLKQKVLDEDEPSLTKLSKLHAVCLFWIFFSCPKDMLAACLELLGSATKEGASEQGQCFLSLVTRNVLVDEAVCFLDNVNGGSKPGTGSTDSAIRENEVDEEIMTDVIRVADVDSSIPKSCLLTLVLDKDPSLQKWMSRKSKKLLDLPTTASMEITAVLLGILGKFVPQTDLEDYQPDSDEDRSDSLIYTNRNYAVPRISEERDSIGETSGRGSHFDNGASRPMGIEMGEGGSMSHARCSTPRDSATHQITSSSMKTPFGSRSNSFEAASTKSQTVWCLDGDPAAMDIVSASTRLWVGFIPPDVPESHIRFQSERYGQIERFVFFPMKGFAFVEYRRIIDAIKARHYLPGNFPCRVRFIDTGFGTRGAMNGVAIGSSSHIYVGNISSQWAKDEILHESRKVIHKGPPALIDLSCECALLMEFETPEEATSVMLHLRQFRRERSNYNLHFGPGTVNAGIGHPYMDGSRSASAPSHPDLKVSIPTNMSHGISGSPHARTLSAGSPHARTLPVSPADSSRTRMSHLSSLLASLCTKYNINQNIGLHDHYMTGTGNSYAPSMRDEDTAPSSTLWITIPWSSSQFLTDDELMTICNLAIGGSGSILRLTQANMQMPCGWFVECSNTDGAVSVLKNLRSCPGLFFQVEFSKSGNQTAGPSSAKPEGNSMELVSPRTNSQNHSSGIHRAPPPQSNWHFPGSSNMPEVGARKTDGYDNVSLDTHQGANIQHMYSGTQGPSIPPPQQIQSAPFIRPVYAPPNGPWDPRGINNPLPANHFTPGVMPNNHLPFIPASVTPLAHIQGTPMHPYGQLMPPPVMAPPLASLPHPQLEIPPPPPPPPARLPSPPPLPQTQPPMVPPPPGSPPPPPPPLPAQEAVSMECSGQSLQYQWQGALCKSGVNYCTIYACRADSNVCKYTNATPEPSEWPTKLDMTKRTDIRHVKSTFAATPPNRREVCRLIPSSPSEHKRFQDFITYLKQRDCAGVIKIPAAKSMWARLLFILPYSPETCTLLSIAPHPSDCLIALVLPKEMNFEWA, encoded by the exons GAGAGTGCTTTCATCCATGACATTGAACAGAGCTTCTTCGCTCTCATCAATGCTTCCAGAG GTTGTTTGAGTGGACAAAGAATCGCGGCTGATGTTATTCCTCGATATGCATTCCACTGTCCAACAGCTTTAGAAGCTGCTGCTAAAGTGGTTATCAATATGTATAACTGGAGTTCCACACTAATCAGTAGAGGAGAAGATGCTGATGGTGTTGCATTTGAAACTGCTAGAGCTTGTATTTTTGGCTTAGCTGATATTTGCTGTGCTGCTTCTTCAGTGGCACCAAAATCTGCTGTAATCAGAGGAATTTGCTCTGCAGTTTTTCAGAATGTGCTATCCTTTTTCATATCTTTACTTGAGGGAAAGGACGCCTTACAGGTGTTCGATAAGAGTTTCCTGAAAATGCAAGATTCCCCTGATGAATTTTCTAAGTTGAAGCAAAAAGTTTTAGATGAAGATGAGCCCTCATTGACTAAATTGTCAAAACTCCATGCAGTATGTTTATTTTGGATATTCTTCTCTTGCCCAAAAGACATGCTTGCAGCTTGTTTGGAGCTCTTAGGCTCTGCCACAAAGGAGGGTGCCTCTGAACAAGGACAATGTTTTCTGAGCCTGGTGACTAgaaatgttttggttgatgaAGCAGTTTGCTTTCTGGATAATGTTAATGGCGGATCTAAGCCAGGTACAGGTTCAACAGATTCAGCTATCCGCGAAAACGAGGTTGATGAGGAAATAATGACAGATGTCATCCGAGTTGCCGATGTTGATTCGTCTATTCCAAAGAGTTGCTTGCTCACACTG GTCCTCGACAAAGATCCCTCACTACAGAAATGGATGTCACGCAAATCTAAGAAGTTATTGGACTTGCCTACTACTGCTTCAATGGAAATTACAGCAGTACTTCTAGGAATTCTTGGAAAGTTTGTTCCACAAACTGATTTGGAAGACTACCAACCAGATAGTGATGAAGATAGATCTGATTCTTTGATTTACACAAATAGGAACTATGCGGTACCTAGGATTTCAGAGGAACGTGACAGTATTGGTGAAACATCTGGAAGAG GTTCGCATTTCGACAATGGAGCTTCAAGGCCCATGGGCATTGAGATGGGGGAGGGAGGGAGTATGTCCCATGCTAGATGTTCCACACCTAGGGATTCAGCAACCCATCAAATAACCTCATCTTCAATGAAGACACCATTTGGCTCTAGGAGTAATTCATTTGAAG CTGCTTCAACAAAAAGTCAAACTGTCTGGTGCCTTGATGGGGATCCTGCTGCCATGGATATTGTCTCTGCTTCAACAAGGCTCTGGGTTGGTTTTATACCACCTGACGTGCCTGAAAGCCATATTAGGTTTCAATCAGAAAGATATGGTCAAATTGAACGGTTTGTTTTCTTCCCCATGAAAGGTTTTGCCTTTGTTGAGTACAGAAGAATCATTGATGCAATCAAAGCTAGACACTATCTACCGGGAAACTTCCCGTGTCGTGTAAGATTCATCGATACAGGATTTGGAACTAGGGGTGCAATGAATGGTGTTGCCATTGgctctagttctcatatctatGTTGGAAATATTTCTTCTCAATGGGCCAAGGATGAGATCCTACATGAATCAagaaaagtaatccataaaggTCCTCCTGCACTTATTGATCTCAGCTGTGAGTGTGCATTACTTATGGAATTTGAAACTCCTGAAGAAGCTACCTCTGTCATGTTGCATCTGAGACAGTTTCGAAGAGAAAGAAGCAACTATAACTTACATTTTGGCCCAGGAACAGTTAATGCTGGAATTGGGCACCCGTATATGGACGGTTCAAGGTCTGCATCTGCCCCTTCCCATCCTGACCTTAAAGTTAGCATCCCAACAAACATGTCACATGGTATTTCTGGATCACCTCATGCTCGAACGTTATCAGCTGGATCACCTCATGCTCGAACCTTACCCGTGAGCCCTGCTGACAGTTCTCGCACAAGGATGTCTCACTTGTCTTCGTTGCTAGCTTCATTGTgtacaaaatacaatattaaTCAAAACATAGGTCTCCATGATCACTATATGACTGGAACTGGTAACAGTTATGCTCCTTCGATGCGTGATGAAGATACAGCACCATCGAGTACTTTGTGGATAACTATTCCATGGAGTAGCTCTCAATTCCTCACAGATGATGAACTAATGACTATCTGCAATCTTGCTATTGGAGGCTCTGGCTCCATTTTGCGCTTGACACAGGCAAACATGCAGATGCCGTGTGGTTGGTTTGTTGAATGCAGTAATACTGATGGTGCAGTTTCTGTTCTAAAGAATCTTCGTAGTTGTCCAGGGTTGTTCTTCCAAGTAGAATTCAG TAAATCTGGAAATCAGACTGCCGGACCTTCTTCAGCCAAACCAGAGGGCAACTCCATGGAACTAGTATCCCCCAGAACAAATTCCCAGAATCACAGTAGTGGAATACACCGTGCACCTCCACCCCAGTCGAACTGGCATTTTCCTGGTTCCAGTAACATGCCAGAAGTTGGAGCAAGGAAAACTGATGGTTATGATAATGTATCACTAGACACTCATCAAGGAG CTAACATTCAACATATGTACTCTGGAACTCAAGGACCTTCCATTCCGCCACCACAACAAATTCAGTCAGCTCCCTTCATTCGCCCTGTTTATGCCCCTCCAAATGGTCCGTGGGATCCACGTGGAATAAATAATCCTTTACCTGCCAATCACTTCACGCCTGGAGTGATGCCTAATAATCATTTACCATTTATACCTGCTTCAGTAACTCCACTTGCTCACATCCAGGGAACCCCAATGCATCCTTATGGCCAGCTGATGCCCCCACCAGTAATGGCACCACCTTTGGCTTCCTTACCACATCCTCAGCTTGAAATtccacctccacctccacctccacctGCACGTCTGCCTTCTCCACCACCCTTGCCCCAAACTCAGCCACCCATGGTTCCTCCACCACCTGGTTCTCCTCCACCTCCTCCTCCACCATTGCCTGCTCAGGAAGCAGTTAGTATGGAATGTTCAGGGCAGTCTCTGCAGTATCAGTGGCAGGGGGCTCTTTGTAAAAGCGGGGTTAACTACTGCACAATTTATGCATGCCGAGCAGATTCAAATGTTTGCaaatacacaaatgccacaccTGAACCTTCTGA GTGGCCCACAAAACTAGACATGACTAAACGCACTGATATTCGACATGTGAAATCAACATTTGCAGCTACACCACCTAACAGG AGGGAAGTGTGCCGTTTAATCccatcttccccaagtgaacaCAAACGG TTTCAGGATTTCATAACATACTTAAAGCAGAGGGATTGTGCCGGAGTCATTAAAATCCCAGCCGCAAAATCCATGTGGGCAAGGCTGCTCTTCATACTCCCATACTCGCCTGAAACATGCACTTTGCTTTCTATTGCACCACATCCATCTGATTGCCTCATCGCTTTGGTTCTTCCAAAAGAAATGAACTTTGAGTGGGCATGA